TCTCGCACGGAAACATGGCGATGAGCACCGCCGCCTACGCCGCGAGCGCGGGTCTCGACTGCGTCGTGCTCGTGCCCGACGACATCCCGGAGTCGCGAATCGACCTCATCTCGCAGTACGGGCCGGCGCTTCTCCGCGTAGCGGGCGACTACGCCGACCTCTACGACCGGTCGTTAGAATTCGGCGAGGAACTCGAAATCCCGTTTCTCAACTCCGACGTGCCGGTGCGCGTCGAGGGACAGAAGACGACAGCGCTCGAAATATACGAGGCGTTCGCGCCCGAGATACCCGACGCCGTCGTCCTCCCGGTCAGCAGCGGCGGCCACGCAAGCGGCGTCTGGAAGGCGCTCGAGGAGTTGCGGGCAGCGGGCGTCGTCGACCGACTGCCGCGCCTGTACTTCGCGCAGGCCGCCGCGTGCGCGCCCATCGCTGAGGCGTTCGCCGCTGGTGACGAGTCGGTCTCAGCCGTAGACGGCGGCGAGACAATCGCGTACTCCATCGCGAACGCCGACCCGCCGAGCGGAACGCGGGCGCTCGCGGCGGCGAGAGAGACCGGCGGCGGCGTCGTCGCCGTGACCGACGAAGAGATACGCGCGGCGCGGCGGACGATAGCCGAGCGCGGCGGTCTGAGCGTCGAATCCGCGTCGGCGACGAGCCTCGCAGCGATTCGACGAC
This genomic stretch from Haloprofundus salilacus harbors:
- the thrC gene encoding threonine synthase, with product MTERTCYACGATAAAPATRCDCGEPLWLACKPLDFDWNAIVDAPGMWRYAELLPFESPGGLADAAGGTPLLRLPRLDEFAGVRLHLKDEGSNPTGSFKDRGSALGVAAALASGVDAVGTVSHGNMAMSTAAYAASAGLDCVVLVPDDIPESRIDLISQYGPALLRVAGDYADLYDRSLEFGEELEIPFLNSDVPVRVEGQKTTALEIYEAFAPEIPDAVVLPVSSGGHASGVWKALEELRAAGVVDRLPRLYFAQAAACAPIAEAFAAGDESVSAVDGGETIAYSIANADPPSGTRALAAARETGGGVVAVTDEEIRAARRTIAERGGLSVESASATSLAAIRRLADDGELAADDDVVAVATGRGISESPPESDAASVDRVGIDKLRDRLAAR